A window from Kovacikia minuta CCNUW1 encodes these proteins:
- a CDS encoding DNA-binding protein: MAKSDWVATAVVCQRLGISDKHLWKLRDEGLLKQGQHWRNIARPQAARATYRWHLKRCEQALEIPPELRG; encoded by the coding sequence ATGGCTAAAAGCGATTGGGTTGCGACCGCTGTAGTCTGCCAGCGGTTGGGAATCAGCGACAAGCACCTTTGGAAATTGCGAGATGAGGGACTGCTGAAGCAGGGGCAGCACTGGCGAAACATTGCCCGTCCCCAAGCGGCGAGAGCTACCTATCGTTGGCATCTAAAACGCTGTGAGCAAGCGTTAGAAATTCCACCTGAACTGAGAGGATAA
- a CDS encoding site-specific integrase → MPVLVVLDDTKTGYHRVYPFYLEWVEQWELKGELPVVTGKDNSALGNRVTSAFKRYKIPFVPYDLRHAWAVRNIAFHMPTTLSARMMAHSVEVHEKVYQRWITEDFEAQVVERLMQGDRPQSPS, encoded by the coding sequence ATGCCGGTACTGGTGGTTTTGGATGACACCAAGACCGGCTATCACAGGGTTTACCCTTTCTACCTAGAGTGGGTTGAGCAGTGGGAGCTGAAGGGTGAGTTACCAGTGGTGACCGGGAAGGATAACTCAGCATTAGGGAATCGGGTTACGAGTGCTTTCAAACGGTACAAAATCCCCTTTGTCCCCTACGATTTGCGACATGCCTGGGCAGTGAGGAATATCGCCTTCCACATGCCTACCACCCTATCAGCCAGGATGATGGCTCACTCAGTAGAGGTTCACGAAAAGGTTTACCAGAGATGGATCACAGAGGATTTTGAGGCTCAAGTGGTTGAACGATTGATGCAGGGCGATCGTCCCCAATCTCCATCATAG
- a CDS encoding DUF262 domain-containing protein yields the protein MENIEEKVALLEKAVSDERRRLSSDRLDISFGELINLYKNEELIIRPEYQRLFRWTEAQKTALIESILLSIPIPPIFVAEDKRGVWELVDGLQRVSTFISFFGELKGNGWEIERQEQDGSLSVENGEEIEEENGEEIEEENGEEIEEGKTINKWTLQEGGLVKSLEGFNVDSLPGNLKINLKRAVCRVEILRGESSTSMKYELFKRLNSGGSKLTPQEIRNAIYRGVDPRLNELLLKISQSVIFRALTQLSRGKLNELYDQELVLRFFAFYQNAQNVNENMEKFLNNFMEETVQNTGFKYDDYESLIMRALDLVYQIGDIKIFRNERNLFVPAYFEGILIGAAQNIDRYAEDVELLKSKITNLKGDRDFKRYSGTASNSRSRIRKRLERVNEIFQ from the coding sequence ATGGAAAATATTGAAGAAAAAGTAGCCTTGCTCGAAAAAGCAGTCTCAGATGAGAGAAGAAGACTTTCATCAGATAGGCTTGACATTTCTTTTGGTGAATTGATCAACTTATACAAAAATGAGGAATTAATAATTAGACCAGAATACCAAAGACTGTTCCGATGGACGGAAGCACAAAAAACTGCACTTATAGAATCTATTCTACTCTCGATTCCAATTCCTCCAATATTTGTAGCTGAGGATAAAAGAGGTGTATGGGAGTTAGTCGATGGATTGCAACGTGTTTCTACTTTCATAAGTTTCTTCGGTGAACTAAAAGGTAATGGATGGGAGATCGAGCGACAAGAACAGGATGGTAGCTTGTCAGTCGAAAATGGAGAAGAAATTGAAGAGGAAAATGGAGAAGAAATTGAAGAGGAAAATGGAGAAGAAATTGAAGAGGGAAAAACTATAAATAAATGGACTTTGCAAGAAGGAGGATTAGTTAAAAGCTTAGAAGGCTTTAATGTTGACAGCCTTCCAGGAAATCTAAAAATAAATCTAAAAAGAGCTGTTTGTAGAGTTGAGATTTTGAGGGGGGAAAGCAGTACCTCTATGAAGTATGAGTTGTTCAAACGACTCAACTCTGGAGGATCTAAATTAACTCCTCAGGAAATAAGAAATGCAATTTATCGAGGGGTAGATCCTAGGCTAAATGAGCTTCTGCTAAAAATTAGTCAAAGTGTTATTTTCAGAGCTCTTACCCAATTAAGCCGTGGCAAACTTAATGAATTATATGATCAAGAACTAGTTCTTAGGTTTTTTGCTTTCTACCAAAATGCTCAAAATGTTAATGAAAATATGGAGAAATTCCTGAATAATTTTATGGAGGAAACTGTTCAAAATACTGGATTTAAATACGATGATTATGAATCTCTCATTATGAGAGCTTTGGATTTGGTTTACCAAATAGGAGATATCAAGATATTTAGAAACGAGAGAAACTTATTTGTTCCAGCTTATTTTGAAGGTATATTAATTGGGGCCGCCCAAAATATAGATAGATATGCTGAAGATGTCGAACTTTTGAAATCAAAGATAACAAACTTAAAAGGTGATAGAGATTTCAAGAGATACTCCGGAACCGCCTCTAATAGTAGAAGTCGGATTAGAAAACGTCTCGAAAGAGTGAATGAAATTTTTCAGTAA
- a CDS encoding MAE_28990/MAE_18760 family HEPN-like nuclease translates to MHDFDVALQEIIDERVTVLFEIERAIFTRRYSLSSRHQDIFSTQSISMIYSIWESFIQKSFNLYIDELNKVSMDLHDFCDEIIIYYMENSFQQFKEYPGNDNKKVRFFTSLKAFHTNSICLIPRVVNTESNVGFNVLNRLLKNFALEKFPEHWKNYAYPNPNLRESLELFLRLRNAVAHGGDLASEEKIDQKVYDRFKKLVTDLMYEIRLKMLYGLEYKTFLKPRGL, encoded by the coding sequence ATGCATGATTTTGATGTTGCATTGCAAGAGATTATTGATGAAAGAGTAACTGTTCTTTTTGAGATTGAGAGAGCAATTTTTACGAGAAGATACTCTTTATCTTCAAGGCATCAAGACATTTTCTCAACTCAATCAATATCAATGATTTATTCCATATGGGAAAGCTTTATCCAAAAATCTTTTAATCTCTATATTGATGAACTTAATAAAGTCAGCATGGATTTACATGATTTTTGCGATGAAATAATTATTTATTATATGGAAAACTCTTTTCAACAGTTCAAAGAATATCCCGGAAATGACAATAAAAAGGTGAGGTTTTTTACTTCACTCAAAGCCTTTCATACTAATAGTATATGTCTTATCCCAAGAGTTGTTAATACTGAGAGTAATGTTGGCTTCAATGTCTTGAACAGGCTGCTCAAGAACTTTGCACTTGAAAAGTTTCCAGAACACTGGAAAAATTATGCGTATCCAAACCCTAATTTAAGAGAGTCCTTGGAGCTATTTCTACGGTTACGCAATGCTGTAGCTCATGGAGGTGATTTAGCCTCAGAGGAGAAGATTGATCAGAAAGTCTATGACAGATTTAAGAAGTTGGTGACAGATTTGATGTACGAAATTCGCTTAAAGATGTTGTATGGTCTTGAATATAAGACATTCTTAAAGCCTAGAGGATTGTAA
- a CDS encoding AAA family ATPase → MQSKHSVQSTDLHHNAVNRLLDEIYTATISGTAELELPQLARWSGIPVETLNDWGKQLVESKLDYDLEAEEFGTMIERYRKIDQIVDPGLRTWKLQSLARKYKRPLCYLTDAYNKALINQQPVQPLTVAEFKALHDQEVNWLVPGWIPESTTLLLHADGGVGKTLFAYQLMECVLYGKPWNGYPVKHGKVLLVQTDEPTIVTNERIDIRGIRDDAPLKILSDWQVEGLSRLEKHIEGDRPSLVIVDSLTTINRNSIFSENDTEYARPLLELAAIANKYGCVVIIIHHSNAEGGSRGTRAIYNSVSEVWGMSLGQSPSDRLMRVQKTRLGRPPGRYKFQFDDDDFSFTYLGEDMGDDGQASEIAATHEDRIRLWLYEDDQRERRWSTQEISEYLGIAKHSARKACYELWAKGLIRRVRPKGERAWFYFAGSNRELESVNTSSCDPSDRSDRQEVIALNAIQGSALMPSDRSDRQNSGNFTNANGNLGDHFDHLALKPSEGKTESAITCRDHLSDREGVIENDDRSSDRKTEKVEVHTSFEKDEVITVFSDRGWERGSYIKTALGPYPSLLTGREEPCHWVRVRKSKRLAANSDIRRVE, encoded by the coding sequence GCTGTCAACCGCCTTTTAGACGAAATCTACACAGCGACCATTTCAGGCACCGCTGAATTAGAACTTCCCCAACTCGCCCGCTGGTCAGGTATCCCCGTCGAAACGCTCAACGATTGGGGAAAGCAGCTCGTTGAATCGAAACTCGACTACGACCTGGAAGCAGAGGAGTTTGGCACCATGATTGAGCGCTATCGCAAGATTGACCAGATTGTAGACCCTGGACTGAGAACCTGGAAACTGCAATCCCTCGCCCGGAAATACAAACGTCCTCTGTGTTACCTCACCGACGCCTATAACAAAGCCCTCATCAATCAGCAGCCGGTGCAACCGCTGACCGTGGCAGAGTTCAAAGCACTACATGACCAGGAGGTAAACTGGCTGGTTCCCGGATGGATACCCGAATCCACGACCCTCCTGCTGCATGCCGACGGCGGAGTAGGTAAGACCCTGTTTGCCTATCAATTAATGGAATGCGTTCTCTATGGGAAGCCCTGGAATGGTTACCCAGTGAAACACGGCAAAGTTTTATTGGTGCAAACTGATGAACCAACGATCGTGACGAACGAGCGGATTGATATTCGGGGCATTCGAGACGATGCACCGCTGAAGATTCTCAGCGATTGGCAGGTCGAAGGACTGAGCAGGTTAGAGAAGCATATCGAGGGCGATCGCCCCAGTCTGGTGATTGTCGATTCGCTTACAACCATCAACCGGAACAGCATCTTTTCAGAGAACGATACCGAATATGCCCGTCCCCTGCTGGAGCTGGCAGCGATCGCCAACAAATACGGGTGTGTGGTGATCATCATCCACCACAGCAATGCCGAGGGAGGGAGCCGAGGAACCAGGGCAATTTACAACTCAGTGTCAGAAGTTTGGGGGATGAGCTTAGGGCAGTCTCCCTCAGACCGTTTGATGAGGGTACAGAAGACACGGTTAGGGCGACCGCCAGGGCGCTACAAATTCCAGTTTGATGATGATGATTTCAGCTTCACCTACCTGGGTGAGGACATGGGCGACGATGGGCAAGCCTCAGAAATCGCCGCTACCCATGAAGACAGGATCAGGCTGTGGCTCTATGAGGATGACCAGCGTGAGCGGCGTTGGTCAACACAGGAAATCTCAGAATATTTGGGCATTGCCAAACACTCAGCCAGAAAAGCTTGTTATGAGCTATGGGCAAAAGGACTGATCCGACGAGTGAGACCGAAAGGTGAAAGAGCATGGTTTTACTTCGCTGGTAGCAATAGGGAATTAGAATCTGTTAACACTTCTTCATGTGATCCAAGTGATCGAAGTGATCGGCAGGAAGTGATCGCACTCAATGCTATACAGGGCAGTGCTTTGATGCCAAGTGATCGAAGTGATCGTCAAAACTCCGGAAATTTCACTAATGCAAACGGCAATTTGGGCGATCACTTCGATCACTTGGCACTCAAACCTAGTGAGGGAAAGACGGAGAGTGCGATCACTTGTCGCGATCACTTAAGTGATCGTGAGGGCGTTATTGAGAATGACGATCGCTCAAGCGATCGCAAGACGGAGAAGGTAGAGGTTCACACCTCCTTCGAGAAAGATGAAGTGATTACAGTCTTCAGCGATCGAGGGTGGGAAAGAGGGAGCTACATAAAAACTGCCCTTGGTCCCTACCCCTCCCTGCTCACTGGGCGAGAGGAACCTTGCCACTGGGTTCGAGTACGGAAGAGTAAGCGGTTGGCCGCCAATTCCGATATCCGGAGGGTGGAGTGA